The following nucleotide sequence is from Mycobacterium sp. Z3061.
CAGGTCTTCGACGATCTCGGCGAACTGTGGCTGATCTTCGAGCATCGCGGAGGTGAGCCCGTGCACGTGGGTGGGACCGGGATCCACGCCCGGGTTGAGCAAGCTCACAAATGACTGTTCCACGCGGCCGTCGGCGTCCAGGCCCAGCGCCGCGACGCTGATGATCCTGGCCTGACCCGGGCGAAAGCCCGAGGTCTCGACGTCGATGACGGCCCATCCCGCGTCCGGCTCACGCGCCGGGCGACCCCAGGACATCCGGTTCATGCCATGAGAATGGCACGTCCGACCGACATCGCTGGGTCGCTGCCGCGTCGTGTCGGCGGTTAACCTGCACGCATGATCACGACTCGCGCACGTCTGGCTCTTGCCGCCGGGGCAAGCGCGCGGTGGGCGTCGCGCGTCACCGGCCGCGGGGCCGGCGCCATGATCGGCGGACTGGTGGCGATGACTCTGGACCGGTCGATCCTGCGGCAGCTCGGGGTGGGCCGTCGCACCGTCATCATCACCGGCACCAACGGCAAGTCGACGACCACCCGGATGACCGCGGCGGCCCTGGGCACGCTGGGGGCCGTGGCCACCAACGCGGAGGGCGCCAACATGGACGCCGGGCTGGTGGCGGCGCTGGCGGCGGATCGCCGGGCCGGACTGGCGGCCCTGGAAGTCGACGAGATGCACGTGCCGCACGTGTCGGACGCGGTCGAGCCGACCGCCGTCGTGTTGCTCAACCTGTCGCGCGACCAGCTGGACCGGGTCGGCGAGATCAACGTCATCGAACGAACCCTGCGAGCCGGCCTGGCCCGGCATCCCAACGCCGTCGTGGTCGCCAACTGTGACGACGTGCTGATGACCTCGGCCGCCTACGACAGCCCCAACGTGGTGTGGGTGGCCGCGGGCGGCTCCTGGTCGAACGACTCGGTGAGCTGTCCGCGCAGCGGCGAGGTGATCGTGCGCGAGCAGGGCCATTGGTACTCCACCGGCGCCGACTTCAAACGGCCCAGCCCGCAGTGGTGGTTCGACCCGGAAGACGGCGGGATGCTGTACGGACCCGAGGGCCTCGCCGTCCCGATGCGGCTGGCCCTGCCGGGAGCGGTGAACCGCGGCAATGCAGCACAGGCGGTCGCGGCCGCCGTCGCGCTGGGCGCCGACCCGCGCAAGGCGGTGGCGGCCGTCTGCATGGTCGACGAAGTCGCCGGGCGGTACCGCACCGTGAAGATCGGAACGCACGACGCGCGGATCCTGCTGGCCAAGAACCCGGCCGGCTGGCAGGAAGCGCTGTCGATGGTGGACAAGCACGCCGACGGCGTGGTTATCGCGGTCAACGGGCAGGTTCCCGACGGCGAAGACCTGTCGTGGCTGTGGGATGTGCGCTTCGAACACTTCGAAGAGACCCGGGTGGTGGCCGCCGGCGAACGCGGCACCGACCTCGCGGTGCGACTCGGGTACGCCGGCGTCGAGCACACCCTGGTGCACGACACGGTTGCGGCCATCGAGTCCTGCCCGCCCGGGCGGGTCGAGGTGGTCGCCAATTACACCGCCTTTCTGCAGTTGAACCGGAGGTTGGCGCGGCGTGGCTGACTTGCGAACTGAACCGGTCCGGATCGGGCTCGTC
It contains:
- a CDS encoding Mur ligase family protein; this translates as MITTRARLALAAGASARWASRVTGRGAGAMIGGLVAMTLDRSILRQLGVGRRTVIITGTNGKSTTTRMTAAALGTLGAVATNAEGANMDAGLVAALAADRRAGLAALEVDEMHVPHVSDAVEPTAVVLLNLSRDQLDRVGEINVIERTLRAGLARHPNAVVVANCDDVLMTSAAYDSPNVVWVAAGGSWSNDSVSCPRSGEVIVREQGHWYSTGADFKRPSPQWWFDPEDGGMLYGPEGLAVPMRLALPGAVNRGNAAQAVAAAVALGADPRKAVAAVCMVDEVAGRYRTVKIGTHDARILLAKNPAGWQEALSMVDKHADGVVIAVNGQVPDGEDLSWLWDVRFEHFEETRVVAAGERGTDLAVRLGYAGVEHTLVHDTVAAIESCPPGRVEVVANYTAFLQLNRRLARRG